One window of Rhodopirellula bahusiensis genomic DNA carries:
- a CDS encoding valine--tRNA ligase: MSEIPTRFEHGEEADKIAQAWADAKCSHADPESSKPPFSVVIPPPNVTGALHLGHGLNNTLQDIVVRRKRMQGFETLWMPGTDHAGIATQAVVERRLKEQENKTRHDLGREALVDRIWQWKDQYEERILGQLKRMGTSCDWERLRFTLDPICAAAVRATFFDLFGKRRIYRGKRLVNWDTFLQTAVSDDEVFNETKKGHFYHFRYPVIDPKAGEPEFVTIATTRPETMLGDTAVAVHPDPAAALDAVEAGIREKLSDANEKEKVDLDKQLEALQQRREERLPELIKLRDMAADGRKLMLPLVDREIDLVADEWAKPEMGSGCVKITPAHDPNDYEVGIRQDLPMINILNSDGTLNGEGGQFAGLTIPKARKAVVAALEELGLMGDIEDREIELPHSDRSKTPIEPYLADQWFVAMDELAQSAMDAVSDERVQIFPSRYRKGYLDWLSEKRDWPVSRQLWWGHRIPIWSVGGLSQTQANELSSDLEKLAERHPDQIAQRIDSDGVDVSGEPTKAVFVCIRSEDETVEADVEALGLQQDPDVLDTWFSSALWPHSTLGWPAQTPELAKFYPTATLITSRDILTLWVARMVLMGLNNVGEVPFSEVFIHPKILDGLGETMSKSKGNGVDPIDVIDKFGPDALRFGLARLATETQDVRMPVQYECPSCEKLIDQTKKNRALPSMDCPACGKSFSTQWAETDADKALPKAAVVSERFETARNFVNKLWNASRFVMMNLDGFEPTSLDVASLPIEDRWLLSRLSTVTQTVGDAIERYQFGEAARVLYDFAWDEFCSFYVEIAKPRLSDDSQRQIAQNVIAHGLDQLLRLLHPIMPFVTESVWSHLGQIAPKRGVPEPLEVGPFVMTASFPVADESHHDSQIERQFSEFQQIVAAIRQIRASQNIAPKETVPAAIRCSESSQELLQPMTAYFEALAGAEVQSLGPDTTAFETDAHLALPDVDVDVHVDLEKFIDVDAELARLEKLQGQLTGQITGKQNKLSNESFVSRAPADIVQKERESLAGLQTQLEAVAKDILKLQSKK, from the coding sequence ATGTCCGAAATTCCAACTCGATTCGAACACGGCGAAGAAGCCGACAAAATTGCTCAGGCCTGGGCCGATGCCAAGTGTTCACACGCTGATCCTGAATCCAGCAAGCCTCCGTTTTCGGTGGTGATCCCGCCGCCCAACGTGACCGGTGCGTTGCACTTGGGGCACGGGCTGAATAACACGTTGCAAGACATTGTGGTTCGTCGCAAACGCATGCAGGGGTTTGAAACGCTGTGGATGCCGGGGACGGATCACGCCGGGATCGCGACGCAAGCGGTGGTGGAACGCCGATTGAAAGAACAAGAGAACAAAACGCGACACGACCTTGGTCGCGAAGCGTTGGTGGATCGCATCTGGCAATGGAAGGACCAATACGAAGAACGCATTCTCGGCCAACTCAAACGAATGGGCACCAGTTGCGATTGGGAACGCCTGCGATTCACGCTCGATCCCATTTGTGCGGCCGCGGTTCGCGCAACGTTCTTTGACTTGTTCGGCAAACGTCGAATCTACCGCGGCAAGCGTTTGGTGAACTGGGACACGTTTTTGCAGACCGCGGTCAGCGACGACGAAGTGTTCAACGAGACCAAGAAGGGGCACTTCTATCACTTCCGGTACCCAGTCATTGATCCAAAGGCGGGCGAGCCTGAGTTCGTGACCATCGCGACGACGCGTCCCGAGACGATGCTGGGTGACACGGCGGTGGCGGTGCATCCCGATCCTGCCGCGGCGCTCGACGCGGTCGAAGCCGGAATTCGCGAAAAGTTGAGCGACGCGAATGAGAAGGAAAAGGTGGACTTAGACAAACAACTCGAGGCGTTGCAGCAACGTCGCGAGGAGCGTTTGCCGGAGCTGATCAAATTGCGTGACATGGCCGCTGATGGTCGCAAGTTGATGCTGCCGTTGGTGGATCGCGAAATTGATTTGGTGGCGGATGAGTGGGCCAAGCCGGAAATGGGAAGCGGTTGCGTGAAGATCACTCCCGCGCATGATCCAAACGATTACGAGGTGGGGATTCGCCAAGACCTGCCGATGATCAACATCCTGAATTCGGATGGAACGCTGAACGGCGAAGGCGGCCAGTTCGCTGGCCTGACGATTCCAAAGGCTCGCAAGGCCGTGGTGGCCGCGTTGGAAGAATTGGGATTGATGGGCGACATCGAAGATCGCGAGATTGAGTTGCCTCACAGCGATCGCAGCAAGACCCCGATTGAGCCCTACTTGGCCGATCAATGGTTCGTGGCGATGGATGAACTGGCTCAATCCGCGATGGATGCGGTCAGCGATGAACGCGTTCAGATTTTTCCGTCTCGATATCGCAAGGGATACCTGGATTGGCTCAGCGAGAAACGCGATTGGCCAGTCAGTCGGCAATTGTGGTGGGGACACCGCATTCCGATTTGGTCGGTGGGCGGTTTGTCACAAACGCAAGCCAACGAGCTTTCCAGCGATTTGGAAAAACTGGCGGAACGGCATCCAGATCAAATCGCACAGCGGATCGATTCCGATGGAGTCGACGTGTCGGGCGAACCGACCAAAGCGGTTTTCGTTTGCATTCGCAGCGAAGACGAAACGGTGGAAGCCGATGTGGAAGCGTTGGGATTGCAACAAGACCCGGACGTGCTGGACACGTGGTTCAGTTCAGCGCTTTGGCCGCATAGCACGCTGGGTTGGCCAGCCCAAACACCGGAGCTGGCGAAGTTTTATCCCACGGCAACATTGATCACGTCTCGCGACATTTTGACGTTGTGGGTCGCTCGGATGGTGTTGATGGGCCTGAACAATGTGGGCGAGGTTCCGTTCAGCGAAGTGTTCATTCACCCGAAGATCTTGGATGGTCTCGGTGAGACGATGAGCAAATCCAAAGGCAACGGCGTGGACCCGATCGATGTGATCGACAAGTTTGGTCCCGATGCTTTGCGGTTCGGTCTGGCTCGTTTGGCAACCGAAACCCAAGATGTTCGGATGCCGGTCCAGTACGAGTGCCCATCGTGCGAGAAGTTGATCGATCAAACGAAGAAGAATCGAGCGCTGCCGTCGATGGATTGCCCCGCGTGCGGCAAATCTTTCTCGACCCAGTGGGCCGAAACGGACGCCGATAAAGCGTTGCCAAAGGCCGCGGTGGTGAGCGAGCGTTTTGAGACGGCTCGCAACTTCGTGAACAAACTTTGGAACGCGTCGCGTTTCGTGATGATGAACTTGGATGGCTTCGAACCGACTTCGCTCGACGTGGCTTCGTTGCCAATCGAGGACCGTTGGTTGCTTTCTCGCTTGTCGACGGTGACGCAAACCGTTGGCGATGCGATCGAACGCTACCAGTTCGGCGAGGCCGCTCGCGTGTTGTACGACTTCGCTTGGGACGAGTTCTGCAGTTTCTACGTTGAGATCGCAAAGCCTCGGCTGTCGGATGATTCCCAGCGCCAGATCGCTCAGAACGTGATCGCTCATGGTTTGGATCAGTTGCTTCGTTTGTTGCATCCGATCATGCCGTTCGTGACGGAATCGGTATGGAGCCACCTGGGCCAGATCGCTCCTAAACGCGGTGTGCCCGAACCGTTGGAAGTGGGACCGTTTGTGATGACGGCGAGCTTCCCGGTGGCTGATGAGTCACACCATGATTCGCAGATCGAACGTCAGTTCAGTGAGTTCCAGCAGATCGTGGCTGCGATTCGGCAGATCCGCGCCAGCCAAAACATCGCTCCGAAAGAAACGGTGCCCGCTGCGATTCGTTGCAGTGAATCCTCGCAAGAGTTGCTGCAACCGATGACGGCGTACTTCGAAGCGTTGGCAGGAGCCGAGGTGCAATCGCTCGGTCCGGACACGACCGCATTCGAAACCGATGCTCACTTGGCTTTGCCCGATGTGGACGTCGACGTGCACGTGGACTTGGAGAAATTCATTGACGTGGATGCCGAACTGGCGCGTCTGGAAAAACTTCAGGGGCAGCTGACGGGGCAAATCACGGGCAAACAGAACAAACTTTCGAATGAAAGCTTTGTCAGCCGGGCTCCGGCCGATATTGTGCAAAAGGAACGCGAATCGCTGGCAGGACTGCAAACGCAGCTGGAAGCGGTCGCCAAAGACATTTTGAAACTGCAATCGAAGAAGTAA
- a CDS encoding ABC transporter ATP-binding protein has product MIEVRQFTKCYDDFTAVSSISFDVPAGRVAALVGPNGAGKTTTIRTLCGILSPTEGELNIGGASLKDDPLEVKRRTAYVPDDPPLFDSMTVDDHLRFVASAYRLTDWEPLAEELCQRFELTEKRETISSGLSRGMRQKVAIVCAYLRQPSVLLLDEPMTGLDPPSIRRFKQTVREQADRGATVLVSSHLLSLVDDICDHLVLMRRGEVLFHGPLEQARQEFGGDSHSLEEVFFRLTSDEEPAG; this is encoded by the coding sequence ATGATCGAAGTTCGCCAGTTCACGAAGTGCTACGACGACTTCACGGCGGTGAGCTCGATTTCATTCGATGTTCCCGCGGGGCGAGTCGCGGCACTCGTCGGACCCAATGGGGCTGGCAAGACAACCACGATCCGAACTCTTTGCGGCATTCTTTCGCCGACTGAAGGCGAGCTGAATATTGGCGGCGCGTCGTTGAAGGACGATCCCTTGGAGGTCAAGCGTCGAACGGCCTATGTGCCGGACGATCCGCCGCTGTTTGATTCGATGACCGTCGACGATCACTTGCGTTTTGTGGCCTCCGCTTATCGATTGACCGATTGGGAACCTCTCGCTGAAGAGTTGTGCCAACGGTTTGAGCTGACAGAAAAACGCGAAACGATTTCGTCGGGATTGTCTCGTGGAATGAGGCAAAAGGTGGCGATCGTTTGTGCTTACTTGCGCCAGCCCAGCGTGTTGTTGCTCGATGAACCGATGACGGGTTTGGACCCGCCGAGCATTCGCCGGTTCAAGCAAACGGTTCGCGAACAAGCCGACCGCGGTGCGACGGTTTTGGTGAGTTCGCACTTGTTGTCATTGGTCGATGACATTTGCGATCACTTGGTGTTGATGCGCCGCGGGGAGGTGCTGTTTCATGGTCCTTTGGAACAGGCACGTCAGGAGTTCGGTGGTGACTCGCATTCGCTCGAAGAAGTCTTTTTCCGTTTGACCTCGGACGAGGAACCGGCGGGATGA
- a CDS encoding phytoene desaturase family protein has protein sequence MAKDFLKGAADEYDVVVIGSGLAGMTSANILGRAGHRVLLLEQHYKLGGLATWFLRPGGHTFDVSLHGFPHGMIKSCRRYWSRDISDRIVQLKNIRFDNPQFSLTTTFNREDFTKLLTTKFGIELGTVNEFFDTARGMNFYDDQATTTRQLFDRFFPGRDDVVRLLMEPITYANGSTLEDPAITYGIVFSNFMSKGVFIYEGGTDDLVARMKKELESNGVDIRINCPVDEIEVADSPIQGTRVSGVKVGGRSIKCRAVVSNANLRTTVLKMLGPEKLDKNFVEEAQAVRLNNSSTQVYMALKPGEEIDESSGDLFFTSTAKEFRTDLLLSRDITSRTFSFYYPRTRPHKKKERFAIVSSTNANWSDWANLSEEEYEASKADLVETTIDALEKYIPGVRNKIDRAEAATPKTFHHYTQHEMGASFGTKFEGLGVSRALPQQIKGMYHAGSVGIIMSGWLGAINYGVIVSNEVDQNLVAESTPV, from the coding sequence ATGGCAAAGGATTTTTTGAAGGGCGCCGCCGACGAATACGATGTGGTCGTGATCGGCAGCGGATTGGCTGGGATGACTTCGGCAAACATTCTCGGCCGAGCCGGGCACCGAGTCTTGTTGCTGGAACAGCACTACAAGCTCGGCGGATTGGCCACTTGGTTTCTGCGCCCCGGCGGGCACACGTTCGACGTTTCACTGCATGGCTTCCCGCACGGCATGATCAAATCGTGCCGCCGGTATTGGAGTCGCGACATTTCTGACCGGATCGTGCAACTGAAGAACATCCGATTCGACAACCCTCAGTTCTCGTTGACGACGACGTTCAACCGAGAGGACTTCACGAAGTTGTTGACGACGAAGTTCGGGATCGAACTCGGGACCGTCAACGAATTCTTTGACACCGCTCGTGGAATGAACTTCTATGACGATCAAGCGACCACGACGCGTCAGCTGTTCGATCGTTTCTTCCCGGGCCGAGACGATGTGGTTCGGTTGTTGATGGAGCCGATCACTTACGCCAACGGGTCGACGCTGGAAGATCCTGCAATCACCTACGGAATCGTATTCAGCAATTTCATGAGCAAGGGTGTCTTCATCTACGAAGGTGGCACCGACGACTTGGTCGCTCGGATGAAGAAGGAACTGGAATCGAACGGTGTCGACATTCGCATCAATTGTCCGGTCGACGAAATCGAAGTTGCCGACTCACCGATTCAAGGCACACGCGTTTCGGGAGTCAAAGTCGGCGGTCGATCGATCAAGTGTCGAGCCGTGGTCAGCAATGCAAATTTGAGGACGACAGTCCTGAAGATGTTGGGCCCCGAAAAGCTCGACAAGAACTTCGTGGAAGAGGCTCAAGCGGTTCGGCTGAACAACAGCAGCACGCAGGTTTACATGGCACTCAAGCCGGGTGAAGAAATTGACGAGTCGAGTGGCGATTTGTTCTTCACCAGCACGGCCAAGGAGTTCCGCACGGACTTGCTACTCAGTCGTGACATCACCTCGCGAACGTTCAGTTTCTATTATCCGCGAACGCGGCCGCACAAGAAGAAAGAGCGTTTCGCAATCGTCAGCAGCACCAATGCGAATTGGTCGGACTGGGCCAATTTGAGCGAAGAAGAATACGAGGCCAGCAAGGCGGACTTGGTCGAGACAACCATCGACGCTCTCGAAAAATACATTCCCGGCGTGCGGAACAAGATTGATCGAGCGGAAGCCGCAACTCCGAAAACGTTCCATCACTACACCCAACATGAAATGGGCGCAAGCTTTGGAACCAAGTTCGAAGGACTCGGTGTCAGCCGGGCTTTGCCACAGCAGATCAAGGGCATGTATCACGCGGGCAGCGTCGGCATCATCATGAGCGGCTGGCTGGGGGCAATCAATTACGGCGTGATCGTCAGCAACGAGGTCGACCAAAACTTGGTTGCTGAGTCGACGCCGGTATGA
- a CDS encoding ROK family protein: MKDIWIGFDLGGTKMLAVAYDHEFKELGRRRRKTRGREGSDSGIARIGSTIQRLLDENDLDVDRIAGIGIGCPGPIDLKKGRILMTPNLGWDDVDIQSFLEKKFDCPATVLNDVDAGVYGEFLFGAAKGSRCAVGVFPGTGIGGGCVYEGQILHGDGISCMEIGHTRISSGTRASGSSMSGTLEAEASRLTIASEAAKAAFRGEAPALLEDAGTDLAEIRSGALADSIKNGDKAIKALVESASVTVGYGVANVVNLLCPDTIILGGGLVEAMEDLIVNTVRKTARENVMPVYKDRFEVKPAKLGDDAGVLGAAAWAKKTYPQPAE; this comes from the coding sequence TTGAAAGATATCTGGATCGGCTTTGATCTCGGCGGCACCAAAATGCTTGCTGTTGCATACGACCATGAATTCAAAGAGCTCGGACGTCGCCGCCGCAAGACTCGCGGTCGCGAAGGATCTGACAGTGGCATCGCGCGAATTGGTTCGACCATTCAGCGGCTGCTCGACGAGAATGACTTGGATGTCGACCGCATCGCGGGGATTGGGATTGGATGTCCCGGGCCAATCGATCTGAAGAAGGGTCGGATTCTGATGACTCCCAACTTGGGATGGGACGACGTCGACATCCAATCATTTTTGGAGAAGAAGTTTGATTGTCCAGCGACCGTTTTGAACGATGTCGATGCGGGCGTGTACGGTGAATTTTTGTTTGGGGCCGCCAAGGGCAGTCGTTGTGCGGTTGGTGTGTTCCCCGGGACCGGCATCGGTGGCGGCTGCGTGTACGAAGGTCAAATCCTTCACGGTGATGGCATCTCTTGCATGGAGATTGGTCACACACGGATCAGCAGCGGGACGCGTGCGAGTGGCAGCAGCATGTCCGGCACATTGGAAGCCGAAGCAAGCCGTTTGACGATCGCGTCCGAAGCTGCGAAAGCCGCGTTCCGAGGCGAGGCGCCGGCGTTGTTGGAAGACGCGGGCACGGATCTGGCCGAGATTCGCAGTGGAGCCCTCGCGGATTCGATCAAGAACGGCGACAAGGCGATCAAGGCGTTGGTCGAATCCGCCAGTGTCACGGTCGGTTACGGCGTGGCCAACGTGGTCAATCTGTTATGTCCCGACACCATTATTCTGGGCGGCGGTTTGGTCGAAGCGATGGAAGACTTGATCGTGAACACCGTTCGCAAGACGGCACGAGAAAACGTGATGCCGGTCTACAAGGATCGTTTTGAAGTCAAACCTGCCAAGCTAGGTGATGACGCGGGAGTGTTGGGTGCAGCGGCCTGGGCAAAGAAGACTTACCCGCAACCTGCCGAGTGA
- a CDS encoding putative ABC exporter domain-containing protein, producing the protein MSGRPSIVDPALTRLTGGLLKTAFRQLFRHLKSPAGAFVGLMVLGTVGMGLMPMIVATQTGSLDEIKMYSTVTSAIPLMMLLIVAMAVYFDIGQQITELRPPELQFVLAGPFTDHQILSYRLMTLAMTWVVSSCLMSVFALPRAGSYLSAVLAIYTGGMTVTGLTTLHAFSKPILASWLRTLIASTLLGSVALLLISSLPLGMTEDGFSWQTWLLSCQSSPIGSIMTMPFVPFANLMQAPIGFSMLGWFGLCVAILVTVFSLCYRINVGFAEMAVEGVSRKKVRIERMRSGQFGRVKKTERRSTWKLFEFPWFGGAGPVAWHQVTFTIRRNGTLVIGLWAIAVATGLGLMIFQVFRPGAIHPNFREWSMPIAMAASTYLGFLLTMSQPVGLAMTPKRLSWFRMLPVHPLAIVLGMLAGHLVLLLSIRIAFAVVGAFITTRGLGENLAVFQAGCALDFAYASAINLVTAGTVLRAMPSGTPDVLQGGRTMLYMFVLSLAMVPSFIAAGIAGAIAAVTTDMDREMIAVAVGAGLIAFQPLIWWLTSVFFRDRELFQAD; encoded by the coding sequence ATGAGCGGCAGGCCTTCGATCGTCGATCCCGCGTTGACTCGATTGACCGGGGGGTTGTTGAAGACCGCGTTTCGGCAACTGTTCCGGCACTTGAAGTCTCCCGCGGGAGCATTCGTCGGATTGATGGTCTTGGGAACGGTCGGGATGGGGCTGATGCCGATGATCGTGGCGACACAAACCGGGTCGCTTGATGAGATCAAGATGTATTCGACTGTCACGTCGGCGATACCGCTGATGATGTTGTTGATTGTCGCGATGGCGGTTTACTTCGACATCGGCCAGCAGATCACGGAGCTCCGTCCGCCGGAGTTGCAGTTTGTTTTGGCCGGACCGTTCACCGATCATCAAATTCTGTCGTATCGGTTGATGACGTTGGCGATGACCTGGGTGGTCAGCAGTTGCTTGATGTCGGTCTTTGCATTGCCTCGTGCCGGCAGCTATCTGTCCGCGGTGCTGGCGATTTACACCGGCGGCATGACGGTGACGGGTTTGACGACTTTGCATGCGTTCAGCAAACCGATCTTGGCATCTTGGTTACGAACGTTGATTGCGTCGACGTTGTTGGGATCGGTCGCGTTGCTGCTGATTTCGTCGTTGCCGCTTGGGATGACAGAGGACGGTTTCTCGTGGCAGACTTGGTTGCTGTCGTGTCAGTCATCGCCAATCGGATCGATCATGACGATGCCGTTTGTACCGTTCGCGAATTTGATGCAAGCACCAATCGGATTTTCCATGTTGGGATGGTTTGGTTTGTGCGTCGCGATCTTGGTCACGGTCTTTAGCCTGTGTTATCGAATCAACGTTGGTTTCGCGGAGATGGCCGTGGAAGGGGTTTCGCGAAAAAAGGTTCGGATCGAGCGGATGCGATCGGGGCAATTTGGGCGAGTCAAGAAAACCGAGCGTCGCTCGACGTGGAAATTGTTTGAGTTTCCCTGGTTCGGTGGGGCCGGCCCGGTGGCTTGGCATCAAGTCACGTTCACGATCCGTCGCAACGGGACGTTGGTCATCGGGCTGTGGGCGATTGCCGTTGCAACGGGATTGGGGCTGATGATCTTCCAGGTTTTTCGTCCGGGAGCCATTCATCCAAATTTTCGCGAATGGTCGATGCCGATCGCGATGGCCGCGTCAACCTACTTGGGGTTCCTGTTGACGATGAGCCAACCGGTTGGGTTGGCGATGACTCCGAAGCGGTTGAGTTGGTTTCGAATGTTGCCCGTTCATCCGCTTGCGATTGTCTTGGGAATGCTGGCGGGGCATTTGGTGTTGTTGCTGTCGATCCGGATCGCTTTCGCAGTAGTGGGCGCGTTCATCACGACGCGTGGGCTGGGCGAGAACCTCGCGGTGTTTCAGGCCGGGTGTGCGTTGGATTTCGCGTATGCCTCGGCAATCAATCTGGTGACTGCCGGGACCGTGTTGAGAGCGATGCCGAGTGGGACGCCTGACGTGCTGCAGGGTGGCCGAACGATGCTCTATATGTTCGTGCTTTCGTTGGCCATGGTTCCGTCGTTCATCGCAGCCGGAATTGCGGGGGCCATCGCGGCGGTGACCACGGACATGGATCGAGAAATGATTGCGGTTGCGGTGGGGGCTGGTTTGATCGCGTTTCAGCCCTTGATTTGGTGGCTGACCTCCGTCTTTTTTCGGGATCGCGAGCTCTTTCAGGCCGATTGA
- the cimA gene encoding citramalate synthase, with protein sequence MSATSSAQPVLIYDTTLRDGSQGEGVSFSLQDKLNIAIRLAEIGIEFIEGGYPLSNEKDVAFFEQIRKHDLGKSKVCAFGMTRRRSMKAEDDPGMQALVAAKTPCCTLVGKTWDFHVTEVLRATLDENLAMIGESAEFLAGHSELIYDAEHFFDGYTANPEYAIKTLQAAAASGAKWLALCDTNGGTLPERVGEVTRIAKEAMASYDVEIGIHCHNDCELAVANSLAAVDVGATQVQGTINGIGERCGNVDLIAVIANLALKKENTTVLGGRSLQQLTELSRFVYETANLQWRNNQPFVGQSAFAHKGGMHVHAINKAASTYEHIDPTLVGNERRILVSELSGRSNIEAIAGKYDVGDDKELQNKILAEVVRLENQGYQFESATASFDLLIRRVSGKFHPHFETIKYRIVAGDRDVKSQVAFAEAIIKLQVGDTLWFDAAEGHGPVNALDAGLRKALSGAYPVLSEISLIDYKVRVVDSGSGTAASIRVNIESTDGKETWGTIGVSDNIIEASWQALVDSVEYKLHRSEA encoded by the coding sequence ATGAGTGCCACTTCGTCGGCCCAACCGGTCTTGATCTACGACACAACCTTGCGAGACGGCTCGCAGGGCGAAGGCGTGAGTTTTTCGTTGCAAGACAAATTGAACATTGCGATTCGGTTGGCTGAAATTGGCATCGAATTTATCGAAGGCGGGTACCCGCTGAGCAACGAGAAAGACGTTGCGTTCTTCGAGCAGATCCGCAAGCACGATCTGGGTAAGTCCAAGGTTTGCGCTTTTGGGATGACGCGTCGACGATCGATGAAGGCCGAAGACGACCCGGGCATGCAAGCCTTGGTGGCTGCGAAAACACCTTGTTGCACTTTGGTTGGCAAGACATGGGATTTCCACGTCACCGAAGTCTTGCGTGCGACGCTGGATGAAAACCTCGCCATGATCGGCGAGTCGGCTGAGTTTTTGGCCGGACACAGCGAGCTGATCTATGACGCGGAACACTTCTTCGATGGATACACCGCGAATCCGGAGTACGCGATCAAGACGTTGCAGGCCGCTGCGGCGTCAGGAGCGAAGTGGTTGGCACTTTGCGATACCAACGGTGGCACGCTACCGGAACGCGTTGGCGAAGTGACGCGGATCGCGAAAGAAGCGATGGCATCGTACGACGTTGAGATCGGCATCCATTGCCACAACGATTGCGAACTCGCCGTGGCAAACTCGTTGGCCGCCGTCGACGTCGGTGCGACTCAGGTGCAAGGCACGATCAATGGCATCGGAGAACGATGCGGCAACGTTGACTTGATCGCCGTGATCGCGAACCTCGCTCTCAAGAAAGAGAACACAACGGTGCTCGGCGGTCGATCGCTGCAGCAGCTGACCGAGTTGTCTCGGTTTGTTTACGAGACCGCCAACCTTCAGTGGCGCAACAATCAACCGTTCGTTGGTCAGAGTGCGTTCGCTCACAAAGGCGGCATGCACGTTCACGCGATCAACAAAGCGGCCAGCACTTACGAACACATCGATCCGACATTGGTTGGCAATGAGCGTCGTATCTTGGTCAGCGAGTTGTCCGGCCGCAGCAACATCGAAGCGATCGCGGGCAAGTACGACGTTGGCGACGACAAGGAGCTGCAAAACAAAATTTTGGCCGAGGTCGTGCGACTGGAGAATCAGGGTTACCAGTTTGAATCCGCGACGGCATCGTTTGATTTGTTGATCCGCCGCGTTTCGGGCAAGTTCCATCCTCACTTTGAAACGATCAAGTACCGGATCGTCGCTGGTGACCGCGACGTGAAATCACAGGTCGCCTTTGCCGAAGCGATCATCAAGTTGCAGGTCGGCGACACGCTGTGGTTCGATGCCGCGGAAGGTCACGGTCCGGTCAATGCACTGGATGCGGGATTGCGGAAAGCTTTGTCAGGAGCGTATCCCGTGCTCAGCGAAATTTCCTTGATCGATTACAAAGTTCGCGTGGTCGATTCCGGCAGCGGCACGGCGGCGTCGATCCGGGTCAACATCGAGAGCACCGACGGCAAAGAGACTTGGGGCACGATCGGTGTGAGTGACAACATCATCGAAGCCAGCTGGCAAGCTTTGGTCGATAGCGTTGAATACAAGTTGCATCGCAGCGAAGCTTGA
- a CDS encoding MFS transporter: MSSNSPRSIASPYASVVVDAGQRSPTKGRSAWEPLRQPMFRLFWIASLASNLGTWIHEVGAGWLMTTLDATPEMVAAVRTSMALPIVFLAIPAGVLADRIDKRHLLIGTQSILLIVTAMLAVSTATGVITAWGLLAMTFVIGLGMVVHVPTWQSAIPELVPRWQISRAVGLGSISFNLARAVGPAIGGILIALLGIWSTFAINAISFAGVLTVLIRWKRNTTETSRGRSFFSSMRQGIRYVVWKRTMRHVMLGVVLFVLPGSALWSLMPLYAKTALGWGAQGFGILVAMIGVGAVLGASMLPRVRSRLGSDRTIAAAMTLYAIGMLALSAEPAWPILLAATLLMGCGWMATLTTLNATAQITLPRRLRARGMGCYLTMMAGSMSLGSFVWGQTAGAIGMSGAMLASGITMIFTALISLLFPLAASLDDA, from the coding sequence ATGTCCTCGAATTCGCCCCGCTCGATCGCTTCGCCCTACGCCTCCGTCGTTGTTGACGCAGGACAGCGATCGCCGACGAAGGGTCGATCCGCTTGGGAGCCGCTGCGACAACCGATGTTTCGGCTGTTTTGGATCGCATCCCTGGCGTCCAATTTGGGAACGTGGATCCACGAGGTCGGTGCCGGTTGGCTGATGACGACCTTGGACGCGACACCCGAAATGGTCGCCGCCGTTCGCACCTCGATGGCATTGCCGATTGTCTTTCTAGCCATTCCCGCTGGCGTGCTCGCCGACCGAATCGACAAACGCCATTTGCTGATCGGAACGCAATCGATCCTGCTGATCGTCACCGCGATGCTGGCCGTCAGCACTGCCACCGGAGTCATCACGGCGTGGGGTCTTCTCGCAATGACCTTCGTGATCGGACTGGGCATGGTCGTTCACGTGCCGACGTGGCAATCCGCAATTCCCGAATTGGTTCCACGTTGGCAAATCAGTCGCGCCGTGGGTTTGGGCAGTATCAGCTTCAACCTCGCGCGCGCCGTCGGCCCGGCCATCGGAGGCATCCTGATCGCACTGCTGGGCATCTGGAGCACATTCGCAATCAACGCAATCTCGTTTGCCGGCGTGTTGACGGTGCTGATCCGTTGGAAACGCAACACGACTGAAACCAGTCGCGGCAGATCATTCTTTTCCTCGATGCGACAGGGCATTCGCTACGTTGTGTGGAAACGAACGATGCGTCACGTCATGTTGGGCGTGGTCCTGTTCGTCTTGCCGGGCAGTGCGTTGTGGTCCCTGATGCCGCTGTACGCCAAAACCGCCTTGGGCTGGGGTGCACAAGGATTTGGCATTCTGGTCGCCATGATTGGAGTCGGCGCCGTCCTCGGTGCGTCGATGCTACCTCGCGTACGATCTCGACTGGGCTCCGATCGCACGATCGCCGCCGCCATGACGCTCTACGCGATTGGTATGTTGGCGCTGAGCGCCGAACCCGCGTGGCCCATTTTGTTGGCCGCAACGTTGCTGATGGGCTGTGGTTGGATGGCGACACTCACGACGCTCAACGCCACCGCCCAAATCACGTTGCCGCGTCGTTTGCGAGCCCGAGGCATGGGCTGCTACCTGACGATGATGGCCGGATCGATGTCGCTCGGATCGTTCGTTTGGGGTCAAACAGCTGGTGCCATCGGAATGTCCGGCGCGATGCTCGCCTCCGGCATCACCATGATCTTCACAGCCCTGATCAGCCTGCTGTTCCCCCTCGCCGCATCCCTCGACGACGCCTGA